From Acinonyx jubatus isolate Ajub_Pintada_27869175 chromosome B2, VMU_Ajub_asm_v1.0, whole genome shotgun sequence, a single genomic window includes:
- the LOC106972755 gene encoding galanin receptor type 1-like yields MEPRPEPNATFTSGLTATPEQLLRLIFAGVCGLILLVGLVANGLMLVVVGRASGAPRPLLALTNSLMVNITLSDLLFLACVVPVLLLSFLRPHWWLGPVLCTASQATNNATMFCTFYSMVATALLRHVAVAWPDVALPSGWGARLLLCGAAWVLGLTASLPTWLFQRVVVEGGAVGAPACLLLLSPAQASCYFSLLGALAFLPCTLGLGCSFGHVGWLLRTRPRGPSGESVREHQENAGLILVVLVVFVLMWGPCSVLGYVAAVGGLPATPVAFVASSLCTILAYSNCAVSPILCFYLSRPFRAGLRDLFCRPRAARHPGGVGGAGMVMESIQPGLHPGPGRPLGSGEGLRR; encoded by the coding sequence ATGGAGCCTAGGCCGGAACCCAACGCCACGTTCACCTCCGGGCTCACAGCCACACCTGAGCAACTGCTCCGTCTCATCTTTGCCGGAGTCTGCGGCCTCATCCTGCTGGTGGGGCTGGTGGCCAATGGGCTCATGCTGGTGGTGGTGGGCCGGGCCTCAGGCGCCCCCCGTCCGCTCCTCGCCCTGACCAACAGCCTCATGGTGAACATCACGCTGTCCGACCTGCTCTTCCTGGCCTGCGTGGTGCCCGTGCTGCTGCTCAGCTTCCTGCGGCCCCACTGGTGGCTGGGCCCCGTCCTCTGCACTGCCAGCCAGGCCACCAACAACGCCACCATGTTCTGTACCTTCTACAGCATGGTGGCCACGGCTCTTCTGCGCCACGTGGCCGTGGCCTGGCCCGACGTGGCCCTCCCGTCTGGCTGGGGCGCCCGCCTGCTGCTCTGTGGGGCCGCGTGGGTCCTGGGCCTCACTGCATCATTGCCTACCTGGCTGTTCCAGAGGGTGGTCGTGGAGGGGGGGGCCGTGGGGGCCCCGGCCTGCCTCTTGCTCCTGAGCCCTGCCCAGGCCTCCTGCTACTTCAGCCTGCTGGGAGCCCTGGCCTTCCTGCCTTGTACGCTGGGGCTGGGCTGCTCTTTCGGCCACGTGGGCTGGCTCCTGCGGACACGGCCCCGTGGCCCCAGCGGGGAGAGCGTCCGGGAGCACCAGGAGAATGCAGGGCTCATCCTTGTGGTGCTGGTGGTCTTCGTGCTGATGTGGgggccctgctctgtgctgggctaCGTGGCAGCCGTGGGCGGCCTGCCTGCCACGCCGGTGGCTTTCGTGGCGTCCAGCCTCTGCACCATCCTGGCCTATTCCAACTGTGCCGTCAGCCCCATCCTCTGCTTCTACCTCTCCCGTCCCTTCCGGGCAGGGCTCAGGGACCTCTTCTGCAGGCCAAgggcagccaggcaccctgggggtGTGGGCGGGGCCGGTATGGTGATGGAGAGCATCCAGCCTGGCCTCCACCCAGGTCCCGGGAGGCCTCTGGGGTCTGGCGAGGGTCTGAGAAGATAG